In one window of Corynebacterium mycetoides DNA:
- a CDS encoding type II secretion system F family protein, protein MSAHHRAGGGMSGYGLAALLTAAALCAPGAPPASRLRGGAAGLTTKSPRDGPRGRRAPAFDRHRAAADISLFAVCYSAGLTAQASAAAVAESYRPGSTDPLAEKWRTTASLLALGVEPERAWADFHEVPGGADLASVVALSHASGTAVTAGCQRIADQLTHAATDDATAKAERAGVLIAIPLTAFFLPAFFVLGLIPTAISLGASLT, encoded by the coding sequence CAGGCGGCGGCATGAGCGGCTACGGGCTCGCGGCCCTTCTCACCGCCGCCGCGCTGTGCGCGCCGGGAGCGCCCCCGGCGTCGCGCCTGCGCGGCGGCGCGGCCGGTTTGACCACGAAGAGCCCCCGGGACGGGCCGCGCGGGCGCCGCGCGCCCGCCTTCGACCGGCACCGCGCCGCGGCCGACATCTCGCTGTTCGCCGTGTGCTACTCGGCGGGGCTTACGGCCCAGGCGTCGGCCGCCGCCGTGGCCGAATCCTATCGTCCCGGTTCGACCGATCCGCTGGCCGAGAAGTGGCGCACCACCGCGTCGCTGCTGGCCCTCGGCGTTGAGCCGGAGCGCGCGTGGGCGGACTTCCACGAGGTTCCCGGCGGCGCCGATCTCGCCAGCGTGGTCGCCCTGTCGCATGCCTCGGGCACCGCGGTTACCGCGGGGTGCCAGAGGATCGCGGACCAGCTCACGCACGCTGCCACTGACGACGCGACGGCGAAGGCCGAGCGCGCCGGGGTGCTCATCGCCATCCCCCTCACCGCGTTTTTCTTACCCGCCTTCTTTGTTCTCGGACTCATCCCGACGGCAATCAGCCTCGGGGCATCACTTACGTAA